From the genome of Danio rerio strain Tuebingen ecotype United States chromosome 2, GRCz12tu, whole genome shotgun sequence, one region includes:
- the lamc2 gene encoding laminin subunit gamma-2 isoform X2, with protein sequence MCPRGYYVNRQLSNSCQKCPCREGDSCYVIGGTQEVTCTRCPRGTTGSRCEICDDGFYGDPLGEYGPRKQCQPCQCYGHVDQNAVGNCDRRTGQCRKCLNHSTGPNCEYCEAGYHHNYPTEPCQACNCNRQGSVSNSCSDKGQCECKEGYDGLRCEESTCPSCFNPVKSKIEVYARQLQEMEDLFKGFGGNEAPVSDAQMDQAVRAAEVMVRNLESRANELTNTEKQLQDKLASISRSQLREDRNMEALLTSVNGIRNNDQQYRTEVSEIRKLISDVRSKLQQAKRDMQEIEIPSGDAVPGSGTLSDLVQRAADLAEQHQGEALTVEGIADNSLAQSEKALDLIRGIINRENKVKDEIRDLKREYEADVNKVLDMDRKANQLTDAAGKESGEAQNALQQLSDLEKKLPKPLTKEIAGVVSMFDNLKGLVEGNLSQYSDLQQYMLNEQKETGDLLIKAKNFQQIQDELLARANAAEAVKNQSLEIFANNKDSLEKTLETLKGFDDQIGVKKDLADAAISKLPAVNATIQKAIADNMQTQDILDAMADPFRDAQETIDTLTSNVYKLEGMTSSLPSSSDILEAASKLKEDVDGLKTEASATRDRLNEEKSKAKAQINEAKNAVVESNGVLENAKKARNAVNDTLQDIADIMSSLGTPGTIDDKRVADLENAITKSRRRVEDELRPKLRELEAKDAQQRATITGMINDIDTILADIANLEEIHKNIPEGCFNIPPIERP encoded by the exons ATGTGCCCTAGGGGTTATTACGTGAACCGCCAACTGTCCAACTCCTGCCAGAAGTGTCCCTGTCGCGAGGGTGATTCTTGCTATGTGATTGGAGGAACACAGGAGGTGACGTGCACCCGCTGTCCTCGTGGGACTACAG GTTCCCGTTGTGAAATCTGTGATGATGGTTTTTATGGAGACCCTCTGGGAGAATACGGCCCTCGCAAACAGTGCCAGCCCTGCCAGTGTTATGGCCACGTGGACCAGAACGCTGTGGGCAACTGTGACCGGCGAACAGGGCAGTGCCGGAAGTGCCTGAACCACAGCACTGGCCCCAACTGTGAATACTGTGAAGCTGGATACCACCACAACTACCCCACAGAGCCATGCCAGG CTTGTAACTGCAACCGACAGGGTTCTGTGTCCAATTCATGCAGTGATAAAGGCCAGTGCGAGTGTAAGGAAGGATATGATGGACTTAGGTGTGAAGAATCAACATGTCCATCCTGCTTTAATCCAGTTAAGAGCAAG ATAGAGGTCTATGCACGCCAGCTGCAGGAAATGGAGGATTTATTTAAGGGATTTGGAGGTAATGAAGCTCCGGTCAGCGATGCTCAGATGGACCAGGCTGTTCGGGCAGCAGAAGTCATGGTCCGAAACCTGGAGAGCAGAGCAAACGAACTCACAA ACACGGAGAAACAGCTTCAGGATAAACTGGCGAGCATTAGCCGATCTCAGCTGAGGGAGGATAGAAACATGGAGGCTTTGTTGACAAGCGTGAATGGGATCAGAAACAATGATCAACAGTACAGGACAGAAGTTTCCGAAATCCGTAAACTCATCAGTGACGTCAGGTCAAAGCTGCAGCAGGCCAAACGGGACATGCAGGAGATT GAGATTCCCTCAGGTGATGCTGTGCCAGGCTCTGGCACCTTGTCTGATCTGGTTCAGAGAGCTGCTGATCTTGCTGAGCA GCACCAGGGTGAAGCATTGACGGTGGAGGGCATTGCAGACAATTCTCTGGCCCAATCGGAGAAAGCCCTGGACCTCATTCGAGGCATCATCAACCGAGAAAATAAGGTCAAAGACGAGATCAGGGACCTCAAAAGAGA GTATGAAGCGGATGTAAATAAAGTGCTTGACATGGACAGAAAGGCCAATCAACTAACTGATGCAGCTGGAAAGGAGAGCGGAGAGGCTCAGAATGCTCTTCAACAGTTATCTGACCTGGAGAAGAAACTTCCAAAGCCTCTCACG AAGGAGATTGCTGGTGTGGTTTCCATGTTCGATAATCTGAAGGGTCTGGTGGAGGGAAACCTATCGCAGTACAGTGACCTACAGCAGTATATGCTCAATGAGCAGAAAGAGACAGGGGATCTGTTAATCAAGGCCAAGAATTTCCAACAG ATTCAAGACGAACTTCTTGCCAGGGCAAATGCAGCAGAAGCAGTCAAAAATCAATCTCTGGAAATCTTTGCCAACAACAAGGATAGCCTGGAGAAGACACTAGAGACACTCAAAG GATTTGATGATCAGATTGGTGTTAAGAAGGATTTGGCAGACGCCGCCATCAGTAAACTTCCAGCGGTCAATGCCACCATCCAGAAGGCCATCGCTGACAACATGCAGACTCAGGACATTCTGGACGCAATGGCTGATCCCTTTAGGGACGCTCAGGAAACCATCGACACTCTCACAAGCAATGTATACAAACTAGAG GGCATGACCAGTTCTCTTCCGTCTTCCTCTGATATTTTGGAAGCTGCCAGTAAGCTGAAAGAGGATGTGGATGGACTGAAGACAGAAGCGTCTGCAACGAGGGACAGACTGAATGAAGAGAAAAGCAAGGCAAAAGCACAGATAAATGAAGCCAAGAAC gcTGTCGTGGAGTCCAATGGGGTACTTGAAAACGCAAAGAAAGCCAGGAACGCAGTTAATGATACTCTACAGGACATCGCTGATATTATGAGCTCACTCG GAACTCCTGGTACCATCGATGACAAACGAGTGGCCGACTTGGAGAACGCCATCACTAAAAGCCGCAGACGTGTGGAGGACGAGCTGAGGCCTAAACTTAGGGAACTGGAGGCGAAGGACGCCCAGCAGAGAGCCACCATTACAGGCATGATCAATGACATTGACACCATTCTGGCTGACATCGCCAACCTTGAGGAGATCCATAAAAACATTCCTGAAGGCTGTTTTAACATACCACCTATTGAAAGGCCATAA